From Streptomyces sp. HUAS MG91, the proteins below share one genomic window:
- a CDS encoding MBL fold metallo-hydrolase has translation MTKATQVTDHGGGVQSIRVPIPDNPLGYTLIYVLDTDAGPVLVDTGWDDPESWDTLTAGLANCGTSVGDLAGVLITHHHPDHHGLSAKVREASGAWIAMHEADAAVVRRTRENDPSRWYAYMARKLLAAGAPDAHVAPLARARDEGAPRRLPGLDPALPDRTITPGDLLPLPGRRLRAIWTPGHTPGHVCLHLEEEHPARLPGNGRLFSGDHVLPGISPHIGLYEDPDDATVTDPLGDYLDSLERVGRLAPAEVLPAHQHTFTDAPARVRELLEHHESRLTGLLTLLAEPLTPWQLAERMEWNRPWADIPFGSRTIAVSEAEAHLRRLVKLGRAEAVAGSDPVTYVAAP, from the coding sequence GTGACGAAGGCGACGCAGGTGACCGATCACGGCGGGGGCGTGCAGAGCATCCGGGTCCCGATCCCCGACAACCCTCTCGGCTACACCCTCATCTATGTGCTCGACACCGACGCGGGACCGGTCCTGGTCGACACCGGCTGGGACGACCCGGAGTCCTGGGACACGCTGACGGCGGGGCTCGCGAACTGCGGCACCTCGGTCGGCGACCTCGCGGGCGTCCTCATCACGCACCACCACCCCGACCACCACGGCCTGTCGGCGAAGGTGCGCGAGGCGTCGGGCGCCTGGATCGCGATGCACGAGGCGGACGCGGCCGTGGTGCGGCGCACCCGGGAGAACGACCCGTCGCGCTGGTACGCGTACATGGCCAGGAAGCTGCTCGCCGCCGGGGCGCCCGACGCGCACGTGGCCCCGCTCGCCCGCGCCCGCGACGAGGGCGCCCCGCGCCGTCTGCCCGGCCTCGACCCGGCGCTGCCCGACCGCACCATCACCCCCGGCGACCTGCTCCCGCTGCCGGGCCGCAGGCTGCGCGCGATCTGGACGCCGGGCCACACCCCGGGCCATGTCTGCCTGCACCTGGAGGAGGAGCACCCCGCTCGGCTCCCCGGAAACGGACGCCTGTTCAGCGGCGACCATGTCCTGCCGGGCATCAGCCCGCACATCGGCCTCTACGAGGATCCCGACGACGCCACCGTGACGGACCCGCTGGGCGACTATCTCGACTCCCTCGAACGCGTCGGCCGGCTCGCCCCCGCCGAGGTCCTCCCGGCGCACCAGCACACCTTCACCGACGCGCCCGCCCGCGTACGGGAGCTGCTGGAGCACCACGAGTCCCGGCTGACCGGTCTGCTCACTCTCCTCGCGGAGCCGCTCACCCCCTGGCAGCTCGCGGAGCGCATGGAGTGGAACCGCCCGTGGGCCGACATCCCGTTCGGCTCGCGGACCATCGCGGTGTCGGAGGCGGAGGCGCATCTGCGGCGGCTGGTGAAACTGGGGCGGGCGGAGGCGGTCGCCGGCAGCGACCCGGTGACGTACGTCGCGGCGCCCTGA
- a CDS encoding ferredoxin, translating to MGDRWHVEVDRGVCIGSGMCVNHAPDAFRLDTARQSHPEHPDTDANEKVLAAAEGCPVEAIMITLLGGGEAVFPPEE from the coding sequence ATGGGTGACCGGTGGCATGTGGAGGTCGACCGGGGCGTCTGCATCGGCTCGGGGATGTGCGTGAACCACGCGCCGGACGCGTTCCGCCTGGACACGGCCCGGCAGTCCCATCCGGAGCACCCCGACACGGACGCCAACGAGAAGGTCCTCGCGGCGGCCGAGGGCTGTCCCGTCGAGGCGATCATGATCACCCTCCTGGGCGGCGGCGAGGCGGTGTTCCCGCCCGAGGAGTGA
- a CDS encoding ABC transporter ATP-binding protein, which yields MSDLSRLGARFLLRRRGTLVRLAAWSVLETGQTFLLGLALARALDDGFLAGRQGTGLLWLAVAALGVGAGALGTARVYGAVADLVEPARDALVRRVVARGVRDADGGAVSRLTQQVEIARDTFAGLVMVSRSFVFTAAGALIGLCSLAPVLLLVVAPPLVAGLALFLATLRPLARRQEVFLTADEAVSARLGTVCAGLRDVTAAGAEDATADAAGLLVDREARASRSLARWSAPRVLALALGGQLPLLLLLFTAPWTLERGVTPGALVGAVAYVTQSLLPALQSLIHGLGTGGSRLVVVLRRLTAYETGHRDGPAEAAAPRPGRPALEVSGLTFAYGPGAEPVLDGLDLAVPHGGHLAVVGPSGIGKSTLAGLVAGLLVPGAGEVLVDGYPARSREAAARRVLIPQEAYVFSGTLRANLGYLRPDGVPDDELAHAAEVLGLDSLLERLGGLDAPLGPAALAALSAGERQLIALARAYLSPAPLAVLDEATCHLDPMAEARAERAFAARPGGTLVVIAHRISSARRAELILVMDGRRVLSGGHRELLARSGLYRDLTGVWDGAPRPPSQPARPL from the coding sequence GTGAGCGACCTCTCCCGCCTCGGCGCCCGCTTCCTGCTGCGCCGCCGCGGCACCCTCGTCCGGCTCGCGGCCTGGTCGGTCCTGGAGACCGGCCAGACCTTCCTGCTCGGCCTCGCGCTCGCCCGCGCCCTCGACGACGGCTTCCTCGCCGGACGCCAGGGCACGGGACTGCTCTGGCTCGCCGTCGCCGCCCTCGGGGTCGGCGCGGGCGCCCTGGGCACCGCCCGGGTCTACGGCGCCGTCGCCGACCTCGTCGAACCGGCCAGGGACGCCCTCGTGCGCCGGGTCGTCGCGCGCGGGGTGCGGGACGCCGACGGGGGAGCGGTGTCCCGGCTCACCCAGCAGGTCGAGATCGCCCGCGACACCTTCGCGGGCCTGGTCATGGTCTCCCGGTCGTTCGTGTTCACCGCGGCCGGCGCCCTGATCGGCCTGTGCTCGCTCGCCCCCGTCCTGCTGCTCGTCGTCGCCCCGCCGCTGGTCGCCGGGCTCGCCCTGTTCCTGGCCACCCTGCGCCCGCTGGCCCGCCGCCAGGAGGTGTTCCTCACCGCCGACGAAGCCGTCTCCGCCCGGCTCGGCACCGTCTGCGCGGGCCTCAGGGACGTCACCGCGGCGGGCGCCGAGGACGCCACCGCCGACGCCGCGGGTCTCCTCGTCGACCGCGAGGCGCGGGCCTCGCGCAGCCTGGCCCGGTGGTCGGCGCCCCGAGTCCTCGCACTCGCCCTCGGCGGCCAACTGCCGCTCCTGCTGCTGCTGTTCACCGCCCCCTGGACCCTGGAGCGCGGAGTGACCCCCGGCGCCCTGGTCGGCGCCGTCGCCTACGTCACCCAGTCCCTGCTGCCCGCCCTGCAGAGCCTCATCCACGGCCTCGGCACCGGCGGCTCCCGCCTCGTCGTCGTCCTGCGCAGGCTGACCGCGTACGAGACCGGGCACCGGGACGGTCCGGCGGAGGCGGCGGCGCCGCGGCCGGGCAGGCCCGCCCTGGAGGTCTCCGGGCTGACCTTCGCCTACGGCCCCGGCGCCGAGCCGGTCCTCGACGGCCTCGACCTCGCCGTCCCGCACGGCGGCCACCTCGCCGTCGTCGGGCCCAGCGGCATCGGCAAGTCGACCCTGGCCGGACTCGTCGCCGGGCTCCTCGTGCCCGGCGCCGGAGAGGTCCTGGTGGACGGATACCCGGCCCGCTCGCGGGAGGCGGCCGCACGGCGGGTGCTGATCCCGCAGGAGGCGTACGTCTTCAGCGGCACCCTGCGCGCCAACCTCGGCTATCTGCGCCCCGACGGCGTCCCCGACGACGAACTCGCCCATGCAGCCGAGGTGTTGGGGCTCGATTCGCTTCTGGAACGGCTCGGCGGGCTCGACGCTCCTCTCGGCCCGGCCGCGCTCGCGGCGCTCTCCGCCGGCGAGCGCCAGCTGATCGCCCTGGCCCGCGCCTATCTCTCACCCGCACCGCTGGCCGTGCTCGACGAGGCCACCTGCCATCTGGACCCGATGGCCGAGGCCCGCGCGGAGCGGGCGTTCGCGGCCCGTCCCGGCGGCACCCTCGTCGTCATCGCGCACCGGATCAGCTCGGCCCGGCGGGCCGAGCTGATCCTCGTCATGGACGGGCGGCGGGTCCTGAGCGGCGGACACCGGGAGCTGCTGGCGCGCTCCGGGCTCTACCGGGACCTGACCGGCGTGTGGGACGGAGCGCCCCGGCCCCCCTCACAGCCAGCCCGCCCCCTGTGA
- a CDS encoding ABC transporter ATP-binding protein → MTHSSTAGPSSPEGGPAPAAGPPGGDALLRAAIRHSAARCVALCLLTTAGAGTALLLPHALGRALDALLTGPTGGDAHHWLLISAALVAVGTLLDACEGVLTGTTAARTTAWLRHRLVRHVLDTGPRATTRFPAGDLVARLVGGTAQAGPAPATVAALAATLLTPLGAIVALGLVDLRLALVFLVGAPALAWLLRTFARATSDCVSGYLRAQGDLATRLTEAIGGARTIAAARTADKETARVLAPLPELSRQGLRMWRVQGRASAGAVTLAPLLQIAVIAAAGLLLLHHSLTVGELLAASRYAVLATGVGALVGDLGALVRTRAAGRRTAELLDVPPPRYGDDELPAYGGDLELRGVTVRRAGRTVLDRVDLTVPAGRTLAVVGASGAGKSTLAALAGRLADPDEGTVLLDGVPLPDLRRSALRSAVGHAFERPVLLGDTLADTIALGAPEDRVVPAARAARADPFVRRLPDGYATPCADVPLSGGELQRLGLARAFAHGGRLLVLDDALSSLDTVTEHEIAAALLDHTPGATRLIVAHRATTAARADTVAWLEGGRVRALGPHERLWRDPAYRAVFAGEDGPA, encoded by the coding sequence GTGACCCACAGCAGCACCGCGGGCCCGTCCTCTCCGGAGGGCGGGCCCGCCCCTGCCGCGGGCCCGCCGGGCGGCGATGCCCTGCTGCGCGCCGCGATCCGGCACAGCGCCGCCCGCTGCGTCGCCCTGTGCCTGCTCACCACCGCAGGAGCGGGCACCGCCCTGCTCCTGCCCCACGCCCTCGGGCGCGCCCTGGACGCCCTGCTCACCGGCCCCACCGGGGGCGACGCCCACCACTGGTTGCTGATCAGTGCCGCACTCGTCGCCGTGGGCACGCTCCTCGACGCCTGCGAGGGCGTCCTCACCGGCACCACGGCCGCCCGCACCACCGCCTGGCTGCGCCACCGCCTCGTCCGGCACGTCCTGGACACCGGACCGCGCGCCACCACCCGCTTCCCGGCCGGAGACCTGGTCGCCCGTCTCGTCGGCGGCACCGCCCAGGCCGGACCCGCCCCCGCGACCGTCGCCGCCCTCGCCGCGACCCTGCTCACGCCCCTCGGCGCGATCGTCGCCCTCGGCCTGGTCGACCTCCGCCTCGCGCTCGTGTTCCTCGTCGGCGCCCCGGCCCTCGCGTGGCTGCTGCGGACCTTCGCACGCGCCACCTCCGACTGCGTCAGCGGCTACCTGCGCGCCCAGGGCGACCTCGCGACCCGGCTCACCGAGGCGATCGGCGGCGCCCGCACCATCGCCGCCGCCCGCACCGCCGACAAGGAGACCGCCCGGGTCCTCGCACCGCTGCCCGAACTGTCCCGGCAGGGCCTGCGGATGTGGCGGGTGCAGGGCCGGGCGAGCGCCGGAGCCGTCACCCTCGCCCCGCTGCTGCAGATCGCGGTGATCGCGGCGGCGGGCCTGCTCCTGCTCCACCACAGCCTTACCGTGGGCGAGTTGCTGGCCGCCTCCCGCTACGCCGTCCTCGCCACCGGCGTCGGCGCGCTCGTCGGCGACCTCGGCGCGCTGGTCCGCACCCGGGCGGCGGGACGCCGCACCGCCGAACTCCTCGACGTGCCCCCACCTCGCTACGGAGATGACGAACTGCCCGCGTACGGGGGTGATCTGGAGCTGCGCGGCGTGACGGTCCGGCGCGCGGGACGCACCGTCCTCGACCGCGTCGACCTGACCGTGCCCGCCGGTCGCACCCTCGCCGTCGTCGGCGCCTCCGGCGCGGGCAAGTCCACCCTCGCCGCGCTCGCGGGCCGCCTCGCCGACCCCGACGAGGGCACCGTCCTCCTCGACGGCGTCCCGCTGCCCGACCTGCGCCGAAGCGCCCTGCGCTCCGCGGTCGGCCATGCCTTCGAGCGCCCCGTCCTGCTCGGCGACACCCTCGCCGACACCATCGCGCTCGGCGCACCGGAGGACCGGGTGGTCCCGGCCGCCCGCGCCGCCCGCGCCGACCCCTTCGTGCGCCGCCTGCCCGACGGCTACGCCACTCCTTGCGCGGACGTGCCGCTGTCCGGCGGCGAACTCCAACGCCTCGGCCTGGCACGGGCGTTCGCGCACGGCGGGCGGCTGCTCGTCCTGGACGACGCGCTCTCCAGCCTCGACACGGTCACCGAGCACGAGATCGCCGCCGCGCTCCTCGACCACACCCCCGGCGCCACCCGCCTGATCGTCGCGCACCGTGCCACGACCGCGGCCCGCGCCGACACGGTGGCCTGGCTCGAAGGCGGCCGCGTCCGCGCCCTCGGCCCGCACGAGCGGCTGTGGCGCGACCCGGCCTACCGGGCGGTGTTCGCGGGGGAGGACGGCCCCGCGTGA
- a CDS encoding aldehyde dehydrogenase, translated as MTELVEHGQLFIGGELTDPLGKDVIEVVSPHTGEVFGRVPHAAPADVDRAVAAARRAFDEGPWPRMTLDERIEVVTKIKDAFAVRHEEIARVISSQNGTPFTASIMVQALAAMMVWDSALTVARDFTYEQARDGVLGKLLVRREPVGVVAAVVPWNVPQFTAAAKLAPALLAGCPVILKTSPETPLDGYLLAEIAAEAGLPEGVLSILPADREVSEYLVAHPGIDKISFTGSVGAGKRVMEVASRNLTRVTLELGGKSAAVILEDADAATAVAGIVPFAWMINGQACVAQTRILVPRSRYDEFADAFASAAGALKVGDPLDPATELGPLVARRQQQRSLDYIRIGQDEGAKILTGGGVPKGFEQGWYVEPTLFGDVDNSMRIAREEIFGPVICLLPYGDEAEAVKIANDSDYGLSGSVWTADVERGIDVARRVRTGTYSVNTFSLDMLGPFGGYKNSGVGREFGPEGYGEYFEHKMIHLPAGYEPEGA; from the coding sequence ATGACCGAGCTCGTGGAACACGGACAGCTGTTCATCGGCGGGGAGTTGACCGATCCCCTCGGCAAGGACGTCATCGAGGTCGTCTCCCCGCACACCGGAGAGGTCTTTGGACGGGTGCCGCACGCCGCGCCCGCCGACGTCGACCGGGCCGTCGCCGCCGCCCGCCGGGCCTTCGACGAGGGGCCCTGGCCCCGGATGACCCTCGACGAGCGCATCGAGGTCGTCACGAAGATCAAGGACGCCTTCGCGGTGCGGCACGAGGAGATCGCCCGCGTCATCAGCAGCCAGAACGGCACCCCGTTCACCGCCAGCATCATGGTGCAGGCCCTCGCCGCGATGATGGTCTGGGACTCCGCCCTCACCGTCGCCCGCGACTTCACCTACGAGCAGGCCCGCGACGGCGTGCTCGGCAAGCTCCTCGTGCGGCGCGAGCCCGTCGGCGTCGTCGCGGCCGTGGTCCCCTGGAACGTCCCGCAGTTCACCGCCGCCGCCAAGCTCGCCCCCGCGCTGCTCGCCGGCTGCCCGGTGATCCTGAAGACCTCGCCCGAGACGCCGCTGGACGGCTATCTGCTGGCCGAGATCGCCGCCGAGGCGGGCCTGCCCGAGGGTGTGCTGTCGATCCTGCCCGCCGACCGCGAGGTCAGCGAGTACCTCGTCGCCCACCCCGGCATCGACAAGATCTCCTTCACCGGCTCGGTCGGCGCGGGCAAGCGCGTCATGGAGGTCGCCTCCCGCAACCTCACCCGCGTCACGCTGGAGCTGGGCGGCAAGTCCGCCGCCGTGATCCTGGAGGACGCCGACGCCGCGACCGCCGTCGCCGGCATCGTGCCCTTCGCCTGGATGATCAACGGCCAGGCCTGCGTCGCCCAGACCCGCATCCTGGTCCCGCGCTCCCGCTACGACGAGTTCGCCGACGCCTTCGCGAGCGCGGCCGGCGCCCTCAAGGTCGGCGACCCCCTCGACCCGGCCACCGAACTCGGCCCCCTCGTCGCCAGGCGCCAGCAGCAGCGCTCCCTCGACTACATCCGCATCGGCCAGGACGAAGGCGCCAAGATCCTCACCGGCGGCGGCGTGCCGAAGGGCTTCGAACAGGGCTGGTACGTCGAACCCACCCTCTTCGGCGACGTCGACAACTCCATGCGCATCGCCCGCGAGGAGATCTTCGGCCCGGTCATCTGCCTGCTGCCCTACGGCGACGAGGCCGAGGCCGTGAAGATCGCCAACGACTCCGACTACGGCCTCAGCGGCAGCGTCTGGACCGCCGACGTCGAGCGCGGCATCGACGTCGCGCGCCGGGTGCGCACGGGCACGTACAGCGTCAACACCTTCAGCCTCGACATGCTCGGGCCGTTCGGCGGCTACAAGAACAGCGGCGTGGGACGGGAGTTCGGGCCCGAGGGGTACGGCGAGTACTTCGAGCACAAGATGATCCACCTGCCCGCCGGGTACGAGCCCGAGGGGGCCTGA
- a CDS encoding LysR substrate-binding domain-containing protein: MEARHLRYAVALAEHAHFGRAAAELGIAQPPLSKQIADLEREVGARLFARTRQGVFPTAAGEAFLARARRALDEIAAATVDAGRAARGETGRLRLGFIASALLDPLPGVLSRFGRERPDVRLELHEMATGRSSSALVAGELDVALTLGPPRGAGAEHLVSVPVGRDHVIAVVGTAHPYAGQQSLSADQLRRQPLIVSDGQDEPAVVAGLRTLLGTDSSALGSATIARDVHTIIGLAAAGVGVGLGPSRMRAVPRPGVRFCDVTPRTPLPDLVLSFAARDDSPVLRAFLDTIRKNCPDVGAALDDRTRPHT; the protein is encoded by the coding sequence GTGGAAGCGCGGCACCTGCGGTACGCGGTCGCGCTCGCCGAGCACGCCCACTTCGGCCGGGCGGCCGCCGAGCTTGGCATCGCGCAGCCGCCGCTGTCCAAGCAGATCGCCGACCTGGAGCGCGAGGTCGGGGCCCGGCTGTTCGCCCGTACACGCCAGGGAGTGTTCCCGACCGCCGCCGGTGAGGCGTTCCTCGCGCGGGCGCGCCGGGCGCTCGACGAGATCGCGGCGGCCACGGTCGACGCGGGCCGGGCCGCGCGCGGCGAGACGGGACGTCTGCGCCTCGGCTTCATCGCCTCGGCACTGCTCGACCCGCTGCCGGGCGTCCTGAGCCGGTTCGGCCGTGAACGGCCCGACGTGAGACTGGAACTGCACGAGATGGCGACCGGCCGCAGCAGCTCGGCTCTCGTCGCCGGGGAGCTGGACGTGGCCCTCACCCTCGGCCCGCCGCGGGGCGCCGGAGCCGAGCATCTCGTGTCCGTCCCGGTCGGACGCGACCACGTGATCGCCGTGGTCGGCACGGCGCACCCGTACGCGGGTCAACAGTCCCTGAGTGCCGACCAGTTGCGGCGACAGCCACTGATCGTGTCGGACGGCCAGGACGAGCCCGCCGTGGTCGCCGGACTGCGCACCCTGCTGGGCACGGACTCATCGGCTCTCGGCAGCGCGACGATCGCGAGGGACGTGCACACGATCATCGGCCTCGCCGCCGCGGGCGTGGGCGTCGGTCTGGGGCCGTCCCGCATGAGGGCGGTCCCGCGTCCGGGAGTGCGGTTCTGCGACGTGACCCCGCGCACGCCCCTGCCCGATCTCGTCCTGTCCTTCGCGGCCCGCGACGACTCCCCGGTGCTGCGCGCCTTCCTCGACACCATCCGGAAGAACTGCCCCGACGTCGGTGCCGCACTCGACGACCGGACCCGGCCCCACACGTGA
- the lanKC gene encoding class III lanthionine synthetase LanKC: MDKRYEIYALADPHFYETPERLSGNGRARTLPEFDTARRPVPAGWRSDSNGEWLSLTPLDDDGTPRQGPPQGWKIHASATRENAGKTAAVIWDYCVPRGIPFKFVPAPHLLHLRNAKYAGRDTSGKFATIYPADEVRCQRILEELGELLAGFDGPYILTDLRWGEGPLYVRYGAFVRRLVVDPRGTLVSAVEDAGGRLVPDNREPAFQIPEWVTLPTFLKPHLDARNATTVAELPYRFEKALHFSNGGGVYRGVDTRDERTVVLKEGRPHAGLAADGADAIARLEREKAALERLSGLGVAPEARDWFLVDDHRFLVMDHVPGRPLNAYFAERHPLLAADPDPEKVAAYAAWALGIVAAVEAAVARVHERGIVFNDLHMFNIMVDPDEHTVTLIDFEAATRVEESGGQMLAHPGFWAPLDRTGPEIDHYALACLRLAMFLPVTTLFVVDRGKAAHLADVIAAEFPTVPRTFLDEAVAEITRDAAPGAGSAPTSERRTAPGATALPEPADWPAARDSMAAGILASATPDRDDRLFPGDVVQFATGGGLGLAHGAAGVLLALDLAGAGRFEQGERWLLDHTAPAPRGTALGLYDGLAGIAYALHHLGHPQRALDQIDTLLAEKWQRLAAQLHSGLAGVGLVLDHLAHATGESALADRAAEATALVAERITEALAADGTGGPPRKAGLMRGLSGPALFLLRRHERTGDPALLRLARQALELDLQRCRTSSDGGLHVDEGWRTMPYLADGSAGIGMVADDYLALAPDPGLERARAGAVTAATSRFYIQPGLFEGRAGMILHLARTTAPQAQDRHLATQIDGLGWLAMRYRDHLAFPGHQMMRLSMDLATGTAGCLLALGAAHGTPAHLPFLPPPRRP, from the coding sequence ATGGACAAGCGGTACGAGATCTACGCGCTTGCCGACCCGCATTTCTACGAGACGCCGGAACGGCTCTCCGGGAACGGGCGGGCGAGGACACTGCCCGAGTTCGACACCGCCCGCCGCCCGGTCCCCGCCGGCTGGCGCTCCGACAGCAACGGCGAGTGGCTGAGCCTCACCCCCCTCGACGACGACGGCACCCCGCGCCAGGGCCCGCCGCAGGGCTGGAAGATCCACGCCTCGGCCACCCGGGAGAACGCCGGGAAGACGGCCGCGGTCATCTGGGACTACTGCGTACCGCGCGGCATCCCCTTCAAATTCGTACCGGCCCCGCACCTGCTCCACCTGCGGAACGCGAAATACGCGGGGAGGGACACCAGCGGGAAATTCGCCACCATATATCCGGCCGACGAGGTGCGATGTCAACGCATACTCGAAGAACTCGGCGAATTGCTCGCTGGTTTCGACGGGCCGTACATCCTCACCGACCTCCGCTGGGGCGAAGGACCGCTGTACGTGCGCTACGGCGCGTTCGTCCGCCGTCTGGTCGTCGACCCGCGGGGCACCCTCGTCAGCGCCGTCGAGGACGCCGGCGGACGACTCGTGCCGGACAACAGAGAACCCGCGTTCCAGATACCCGAGTGGGTGACCCTGCCCACCTTCCTCAAGCCCCACCTGGACGCCCGCAACGCCACCACCGTCGCCGAACTGCCCTATCGCTTCGAGAAGGCGCTGCACTTCTCCAACGGCGGTGGTGTCTACCGCGGCGTCGACACCCGCGACGAGAGAACCGTGGTCCTCAAGGAGGGCCGCCCGCACGCCGGTCTGGCCGCCGACGGCGCCGACGCCATCGCCCGCCTGGAGCGCGAGAAGGCCGCCCTGGAGCGGCTGTCAGGACTCGGCGTCGCCCCCGAGGCCCGCGACTGGTTCCTCGTCGACGACCACAGATTCCTGGTCATGGACCACGTGCCGGGCCGCCCGCTCAACGCCTACTTCGCCGAGCGGCACCCGCTGCTCGCCGCCGACCCCGACCCCGAGAAGGTGGCCGCCTACGCCGCCTGGGCGCTCGGGATCGTCGCCGCGGTCGAGGCCGCCGTCGCCCGGGTCCACGAACGCGGCATCGTCTTCAACGACCTGCACATGTTCAACATCATGGTCGACCCGGACGAACACACGGTCACCCTCATCGACTTCGAGGCCGCCACCCGCGTCGAGGAGAGCGGCGGCCAGATGCTCGCCCACCCCGGCTTCTGGGCGCCGCTCGACCGCACCGGCCCCGAGATCGACCACTACGCCCTGGCCTGCCTGCGCCTCGCGATGTTCCTGCCCGTCACCACGCTGTTCGTGGTCGACCGCGGCAAGGCCGCCCATCTCGCCGACGTGATCGCCGCCGAATTTCCCACCGTGCCGCGGACGTTCCTGGACGAGGCCGTCGCCGAGATCACCCGGGACGCGGCTCCGGGAGCGGGGAGTGCGCCGACGTCCGAGAGACGCACCGCGCCGGGCGCCACCGCCCTGCCGGAGCCCGCCGACTGGCCGGCCGCCCGCGACTCCATGGCGGCGGGCATCCTCGCCTCGGCCACCCCGGACCGCGACGACCGGCTCTTCCCCGGCGACGTCGTCCAGTTCGCCACCGGCGGCGGGCTCGGCCTCGCGCACGGCGCCGCCGGCGTCCTCCTCGCCCTCGACCTGGCCGGCGCGGGCCGCTTCGAGCAGGGCGAGCGCTGGCTCCTCGACCACACCGCACCGGCGCCGCGCGGCACCGCCCTCGGGCTCTACGACGGCCTGGCCGGAATCGCGTACGCCCTGCACCACCTCGGCCACCCGCAGCGCGCCCTCGACCAGATCGACACCCTGCTCGCGGAGAAGTGGCAGCGGCTGGCCGCGCAACTGCACAGCGGCCTCGCCGGAGTCGGCCTCGTCCTCGACCACCTCGCGCACGCCACCGGCGAGAGCGCCCTCGCCGACCGCGCCGCCGAGGCCACCGCGCTCGTCGCCGAACGGATCACCGAGGCCCTGGCCGCCGACGGCACCGGCGGACCGCCGCGCAAGGCGGGCCTGATGCGCGGCCTGAGCGGCCCCGCCCTGTTCCTGCTGCGCCGCCACGAGCGCACCGGCGACCCCGCCCTCCTGCGACTGGCGCGACAGGCCCTGGAGCTGGACCTCCAGCGCTGCCGGACCTCGTCCGACGGCGGCCTCCACGTCGACGAGGGCTGGCGCACCATGCCGTACCTCGCCGACGGCAGCGCCGGCATCGGCATGGTCGCCGACGACTACCTCGCCCTCGCGCCCGACCCCGGCCTCGAACGCGCCCGCGCCGGTGCCGTCACCGCCGCGACCTCCCGCTTCTACATCCAGCCCGGCCTCTTCGAAGGCCGCGCGGGCATGATCCTGCACCTCGCCCGCACCACCGCGCCCCAGGCCCAGGACCGCCACCTCGCCACGCAGATCGACGGCCTCGGCTGGCTGGCGATGCGCTACCGCGACCATCTCGCCTTCCCCGGCCACCAGATGATGCGCCTGTCCATGGACCTCGCCACCGGAACGGCCGGCTGCCTGCTCGCCCTGGGCGCCGCCCACGGCACCCCGGCCCACCTGCCGTTCCTCCCGCCGCCGAGGCGGCCCTAG
- a CDS encoding SapB/AmfS family lanthipeptide, protein MALLDLQNLEADATHGGGGGGGAGSNVSLLLCDKFSSNSTLLCL, encoded by the coding sequence ATGGCCCTTCTCGACCTGCAGAACCTGGAAGCCGACGCGACCCACGGTGGCGGCGGTGGCGGCGGCGCGGGCAGCAACGTCAGCCTGCTGCTCTGCGACAAGTTCAGCTCCAACAGCACCCTGCTGTGCCTGTGA